The segment CTGTGCAGCTGTGAGAGCCGCAAATACTGTCAACAACGCTATAATGGTCTTCTTCATGTCGTTATACCTCCTGTGTGGTTTTGCAAACAAAAGAATTTTACTCGTTTTACCTGTTTTTGTCTATCTTTTGCCGGCGATTTCCCTGCGTATTTTTACTGATTTTTCGCTGCGTACCGGCTTTTACAAGGCATTTTTCGCCGTTTCCGATAAGGTCGGGACGTCCAGCTTTTATTAAAGCCGCGCGTACAAGTTCTTCGTTTTCGGGCAGCCAGTACTGCATAAGAGCCCTCTGCATTTTTCTTTCTTCCGTGCTTTTGGCGACGTAGATTTCCTTTCCGCTGAACGGGTCAAAGCCGCTGAAATACATGCAGGTGGAAGCCGAGCCTGGGGTGGGCGTAAAATCCTGCACCTGTTCGGGTCTGAGCCGCGTGTCGCGGATAAATTCCGCGAGCATGACCGCGTCTTCAAGCGCTGCACCCGGGTGCGCGGATATGAAATACGGCACAAGATACTGTTTCAGTCCGAGTTTTTTGTTCGTTTCGGCATATTTTTTCATAAAGTCAAGCGTTGTTTCTTTCGGCGGTTTTCTCATAAGCTCAAGCACCTTCGGACTTGCGTGCTCCGGCGCTATTTTGAGCTGTCCGCTGACGTGGTGTTCACACAGCTCGGACAGAAAATCATTTTCTTTGTCCTCAAGCAGATAATCGCAGCGCACACCCGAACGGATAAAAACTTTTTTTATGCCGTCAAGCGCGCGGAGCTTTCTCAAAAGCGAAATGTACGTGCTGTGATCAGCGCGAAGCGCAGGGCAGGGCTTTGGGAAAAGGCAGGATTTGCCACTGCACGCCCCGCTTTTTTCCTGTTTTGCGCAGGCAGGCTGCATAAAGTTGGCAGTCGGGCCTCCTACGTCGTGTATGTAGCCCTTGAAATCCGGCATTTTTTTGAAAGCTTCCGCTTCCTTTATTATTGACTCGTCGCTTCTTCTCTGTATTATTCTTCCCTGATGTCCCGCTATCGCGCAGAAGGCACATTCGCCAAAGCAGCCGCGGTGGCTTGTTATGCTGAATTTAACTTCGGCAAGCGCAGGGACGCCTCCCAAGGCGTCGTAATCGGGGTGCCAGCAGCGCGTGTAAGGCAGGGCATAGACCTTGTCCATTTCCGCTGTGGTCAGGGGGCGCGACGGTCTGTTCTGCACAACGTGCCATGCGCCCTGATTTTGTATAAGCCTTTTGCCTGAGTACGGATTTTGTTCCGCGTACTGTTTTGCAAAGGCTTCGGCAAATATTCTGCCGCCTGCGCTGACTTCTTCAAACGACGGAAGTGTTACGGCGTCTTTGGCATTTGCGGGTTCGTGCGTTTTCCAGCAGGTGCCTGGGACGTT is part of the Candidatus Equadaptatus faecalis genome and harbors:
- a CDS encoding YgiQ family radical SAM protein, with protein sequence MTKKNTDKISRDKFLPVSCADMEARGWEELDFLLISGDAYVDHPSFGHAIISRCLEAAGFRVGIIAQPDWRSTEAFARLGRPRFGVFVTAGNLDSMLNHYTASLKKRHNDSYSPGGKAGLRPDRATIVYCNRIREIWKDIPLVIGGIEASLRRFAHYDYWSDSVRRSLLADSRADLLSFGMGELSTVAIARALSEGRSVSSIRNVPGTCWKTHEPANAKDAVTLPSFEEVSAGGRIFAEAFAKQYAEQNPYSGKRLIQNQGAWHVVQNRPSRPLTTAEMDKVYALPYTRCWHPDYDALGGVPALAEVKFSITSHRGCFGECAFCAIAGHQGRIIQRRSDESIIKEAEAFKKMPDFKGYIHDVGGPTANFMQPACAKQEKSGACSGKSCLFPKPCPALRADHSTYISLLRKLRALDGIKKVFIRSGVRCDYLLEDKENDFLSELCEHHVSGQLKIAPEHASPKVLELMRKPPKETTLDFMKKYAETNKKLGLKQYLVPYFISAHPGAALEDAVMLAEFIRDTRLRPEQVQDFTPTPGSASTCMYFSGFDPFSGKEIYVAKSTEERKMQRALMQYWLPENEELVRAALIKAGRPDLIGNGEKCLVKAGTQRKISKNTQGNRRQKIDKNR